The Terriglobales bacterium genome includes a region encoding these proteins:
- a CDS encoding ABC transporter permease — translation MVHDLLGQAYSAMRYNRRRTALTMLGMAWGIATVVLLLAYGAGFGRAIHNIFSNFGLQMMGIWPGRTSLQAGGAKAGTAIRFTLDDVQHIQDLVPLVRHISPEGWMQTDVERDNRSFQLPANGLTPDIQYIRAIQVESGRFYGPEDEMQHARVAVLSSDAKTKLFSGEFAVGENIRIHGITFQVIGVLAAHMQEGDDNINDIIYIPFNTMSDLKDMHYLDGIWIGYEGTEYEKIEGNIRSVLASYHNFNPKDPRAVFVWNTMKSVNNWQIITVALEVFLAFIGTLTLGIGGIGLMNIMLVSVTQRTREIGVEKALGARRRDILFQFLAEALAITIVGGLLGIIVAYTISFAVGAIPLYSVIAKNAEAADIHLVISPVNLLVSTFILMLVGIVSGMLPAIKAARMDPIEALRYE, via the coding sequence ATGGTCCACGATCTTCTCGGGCAAGCCTATTCCGCCATGCGTTACAATCGCCGGCGCACCGCGCTCACCATGCTGGGCATGGCCTGGGGCATCGCGACCGTGGTCTTGCTGCTGGCTTATGGCGCCGGATTCGGGCGCGCTATCCACAACATATTTTCTAATTTTGGTTTGCAGATGATGGGCATCTGGCCGGGGCGCACTTCTCTGCAGGCGGGTGGCGCCAAGGCCGGCACGGCAATACGCTTCACTCTGGATGACGTGCAGCACATTCAGGACCTGGTGCCGCTGGTGCGCCATATCAGCCCGGAGGGTTGGATGCAAACCGACGTCGAGCGTGACAATCGCTCCTTCCAACTCCCCGCCAATGGCTTGACCCCAGACATACAGTACATCCGCGCAATTCAAGTGGAAAGTGGACGGTTTTACGGTCCCGAGGACGAAATGCAGCACGCCCGCGTGGCCGTGCTGAGCTCCGATGCAAAAACCAAGCTGTTTTCAGGCGAGTTCGCGGTAGGTGAAAACATTCGCATACACGGCATCACCTTTCAGGTCATCGGCGTGCTTGCAGCGCACATGCAGGAAGGGGACGACAATATCAACGACATAATCTACATTCCCTTCAACACTATGAGTGACCTGAAAGACATGCACTACCTCGATGGCATATGGATCGGCTACGAAGGCACCGAATACGAGAAGATTGAAGGCAATATCCGCAGCGTGCTGGCCAGTTATCACAACTTCAATCCCAAGGACCCGCGGGCGGTCTTTGTCTGGAACACCATGAAGTCGGTCAACAACTGGCAGATCATCACTGTGGCGCTCGAGGTCTTTCTGGCCTTTATCGGCACGCTGACGCTGGGCATCGGCGGCATCGGGCTCATGAATATCATGCTGGTCTCGGTGACTCAGCGCACGCGCGAGATCGGCGTGGAAAAAGCCCTGGGGGCGCGCCGGCGCGATATCCTGTTTCAGTTTCTGGCGGAGGCGCTGGCCATCACCATTGTCGGCGGGCTGCTGGGCATCATCGTGGCCTACACCATTTCTTTTGCTGTAGGGGCAATTCCTTTGTACAGCGTGATTGCCAAGAATGCCGAGGCGGCGGATATCCACCTGGTCATCTCGCCGGTCAATCTGCTGGTTTCAACCTTTATTCTGATGCTCGTGGGGATTGTGAGCGGCATGCTGCCGGCCATCAAAGCGGCGCGTATGGATCCCATTGAGGCATTGCGCTATGAGTAA
- a CDS encoding ABC transporter permease: MTTDLLEQAYSSLKHNRRRSALTMLGMAWGIATVVLLLSYGAGFERAIMYFFSSFGSNMIGVFPGRTSLQAGGTKAGAQIRFKMEDVDALTAEVPLIKRISPFVDINNATAQYDTRSAIISTSGVYPSYQDIRNMTVSEGRLLNEQDEQQHSLSAVMGSELKDKLFSGKPAIGESVRVNGLSFQIVGVLQRKVTDGDDNDNNRVFIPFSTMGQIKDTQYVNGIFMEYEGPNNEKVENAVRQSMAAHHNFDAKDKRAIFVWNLMQDVQEFRIVTTGIKILLAFIGTLTLGIGGIGLMNIMLVSVTQRTREIGVEKALGARKRHILFQFLAEAMAITAAGGIAGVILAYIVSWCVGSLTLFGAFVKDAGEGDIHLKIDPSILLTATLILAFVGLVSGMLPAIKAARMDPIEALRYE, translated from the coding sequence ATGACCACCGATTTGCTCGAGCAGGCATACAGTTCGTTGAAGCATAACCGCCGGCGTTCGGCGCTGACCATGCTGGGCATGGCGTGGGGCATTGCTACCGTGGTGCTGCTGCTCTCCTATGGCGCGGGCTTCGAGCGTGCCATCATGTATTTCTTCTCCAGCTTCGGCTCCAACATGATCGGCGTTTTTCCCGGACGAACCTCGCTCCAGGCTGGTGGAACCAAAGCCGGAGCGCAGATCCGTTTCAAGATGGAAGACGTGGATGCTCTCACCGCCGAGGTTCCTCTCATCAAACGCATCTCGCCTTTTGTGGACATAAACAACGCCACGGCGCAATATGACACGCGCAGCGCCATCATCTCCACCAGTGGCGTCTATCCCAGCTATCAGGACATCCGCAATATGACCGTCTCTGAGGGCAGGCTGCTCAACGAACAGGATGAACAACAGCATTCGCTCTCTGCCGTCATGGGTTCGGAGCTGAAAGACAAGCTGTTTTCCGGCAAGCCGGCCATTGGGGAAAGCGTGCGCGTGAATGGCCTCTCCTTTCAAATCGTCGGTGTCTTGCAGCGCAAGGTCACCGACGGCGATGATAACGACAATAACCGCGTCTTTATCCCTTTCAGCACGATGGGCCAGATCAAAGACACGCAATACGTGAACGGAATCTTCATGGAATACGAGGGCCCCAACAACGAGAAGGTGGAAAACGCGGTCCGTCAGAGCATGGCGGCCCACCATAACTTTGATGCTAAGGACAAGCGCGCCATCTTCGTCTGGAACCTCATGCAAGACGTCCAGGAGTTCCGCATCGTGACCACCGGCATCAAGATCCTGCTGGCCTTTATCGGCACGCTCACCCTGGGCATCGGCGGCATTGGTCTGATGAACATCATGCTGGTCTCGGTCACGCAGCGCACGCGCGAGATAGGCGTCGAAAAAGCGCTGGGTGCGCGCAAACGCCACATCCTCTTTCAATTCCTGGCGGAAGCCATGGCCATCACCGCCGCAGGAGGCATTGCCGGCGTGATTCTGGCCTACATTGTTTCCTGGTGTGTCGGGTCGCTGACTCTGTTTGGCGCTTTCGTGAAAGATGCCGGTGAAGGGGACATCCATTTAAAAATTGATCCCTCAATCCTGCTGACGGCCACATTGATTCTGGCCTTCGTGGGATTGGTGAGCGGCATGCTCCCCGCCATCAAAGCGGCGCGCATGGATCCTATTGAGGCTTTACGCTACGAGTAG
- a CDS encoding ABC transporter permease: protein MQMLLDIFLQTMRTLWAHKLRSFLTMFGIAWGVGSLLLLVGVGEGFRSGQQKNLATVGQDIIFVWSGRIPAVSGQHQGMRPYFLTYKDYLDVKNEAQLVRYVVPIINRGDLRAISDFASSSGAVSGSLPDFSNIRFTPMGEGRWLNDDDVAEHRAVCVLGFQMMRNLFPGRPAIGSTILLNGIRFEVIGVLSNIGRQENNQNNMRVYIPFSTMRMYFPMKSEQTPDDISALNFRPVSREQHAAAIEEVHRIIGRNHGFDYHNKDAFEGWDTIQSEEQVGKIFTAMDVFLGGVGMVTLMLGAIGIINIMLVSVTERTHEIGLRKALGATNRNIMSQFFLEGAFLTTLSGGMGIGAAAALMAGLGMFEPPNGFDPPHLVPMSAALAVISLSAAGIVAGLYPARKAALLTPVEALRRE from the coding sequence ATGCAGATGCTGCTCGACATCTTTCTGCAGACGATGCGCACACTTTGGGCGCATAAGCTGCGCTCGTTCCTGACCATGTTCGGTATTGCCTGGGGAGTGGGATCACTTCTGCTGCTGGTGGGCGTGGGCGAGGGCTTCCGCTCCGGCCAGCAGAAAAACCTGGCGACCGTCGGCCAGGACATCATCTTCGTTTGGTCCGGCCGCATTCCCGCCGTATCCGGACAGCATCAGGGCATGCGTCCTTACTTTCTTACTTACAAAGACTACCTCGATGTCAAGAATGAAGCGCAACTGGTGCGCTACGTTGTTCCTATCATCAACCGGGGCGACCTGCGGGCGATAAGCGATTTTGCCAGCTCCAGCGGGGCGGTGAGCGGCAGCCTTCCCGATTTCAGCAACATTCGTTTCACCCCGATGGGCGAGGGCCGCTGGTTGAATGACGACGATGTAGCCGAGCACCGCGCTGTCTGTGTGCTCGGGTTTCAGATGATGCGCAACCTCTTTCCCGGAAGGCCGGCTATCGGCAGCACCATTCTGCTGAACGGAATCCGCTTTGAAGTGATCGGAGTGCTTTCCAACATCGGACGGCAAGAGAACAACCAGAACAACATGCGCGTCTATATTCCCTTCAGCACCATGCGAATGTACTTTCCCATGAAGAGCGAGCAGACGCCTGACGATATTTCGGCGCTCAACTTTCGTCCGGTCAGCCGCGAGCAGCATGCCGCGGCCATCGAAGAGGTGCACAGGATCATCGGCCGCAACCACGGCTTTGATTATCACAACAAAGATGCGTTCGAAGGCTGGGACACCATACAGAGCGAAGAGCAGGTCGGCAAGATCTTTACCGCCATGGACGTGTTCCTGGGCGGCGTCGGCATGGTCACGCTCATGCTGGGCGCCATTGGCATCATCAACATCATGCTGGTCTCGGTGACCGAACGGACGCATGAAATCGGTCTCAGGAAGGCGCTGGGCGCGACCAATCGCAATATCATGTCGCAGTTTTTCCTCGAAGGCGCATTTCTTACCACACTCAGTGGAGGCATGGGGATCGGGGCCGCGGCTGCTCTGATGGCGGGGCTGGGAATGTTTGAGCCTCCTAACGGCTTTGATCCGCCACACCTGGTGCCCATGTCGGCGGCGCTGGCGGTGATTTCGCTTTCTGCTGCGGGGATCGTGGCGGGGTTGTATCCTGCGCGCAAAGCCGCGCTGCTTACTCCGGTGGAGGCGTTGAGAAGGGAATAG
- a CDS encoding ABC transporter permease: protein MRLLLDIFLQTIRTLWAHKLRSFLTMFGIAWGVGSLLLLVGVGEGFRSGQRRELNNIGENIMFIFPGRVPAVQGSQISARPYQLTYDDYLAVRDGAKAVRYVSPILSRGDISAVSDYTSTNGEVFGIVPEYNKIRTINMGPGRWINDEDNAQHRRVTVIGSEMGRNLFPGRPAVGNTITLNNVSFEVIGVLVKIGKEGNSGTNLRFFVPVNTMRDLFRVKGDNKYDAISFINYQPLTTDGHELAKQQVHQIIAQRHAFDWHDKDAFEEWDTIENMKTVGKIFDVMDLFLGGVGMVTLGLGAIGIINIMLVSVTERTKEIGLRKALGATNKNVLTQFFLEGAFLTLLSGGAGLAVAAGMMALLSNLPQPEGFDTPQLVPTSAALAIASLALAGIVAGLYPARKAAMMTPVEALRSE from the coding sequence ATGCGGTTACTGCTTGATATCTTCCTGCAGACCATACGCACCCTCTGGGCGCATAAGCTACGCTCGTTTCTGACTATGTTTGGCATTGCCTGGGGTGTGGGCTCGCTGCTGTTGCTGGTCGGGGTGGGCGAAGGGTTTCGTTCCGGCCAGAGGCGTGAGCTGAACAATATTGGCGAGAACATCATGTTCATCTTTCCCGGCCGAGTTCCAGCCGTCCAGGGAAGCCAGATATCCGCCCGGCCTTACCAGTTGACCTACGATGACTATCTTGCCGTGCGTGACGGGGCCAAGGCAGTGCGCTACGTTTCGCCCATCCTCTCGCGCGGGGACATCAGCGCGGTCAGCGACTACACCAGCACCAACGGCGAAGTCTTTGGCATCGTGCCTGAGTACAACAAGATCCGCACCATTAACATGGGGCCCGGTCGCTGGATCAATGATGAGGATAACGCCCAGCACCGCCGCGTGACCGTGATTGGCTCCGAGATGGGCAGGAACCTTTTTCCCGGACGCCCCGCGGTGGGCAACACCATCACGCTCAACAATGTGAGTTTTGAAGTTATCGGAGTGCTGGTAAAGATCGGCAAGGAAGGGAACAGCGGCACCAACCTGCGCTTCTTTGTGCCGGTGAATACCATGCGCGACCTGTTCCGGGTCAAGGGCGACAACAAATACGACGCCATTTCATTCATCAACTACCAGCCGCTCACCACAGATGGGCACGAGCTGGCCAAGCAGCAGGTGCATCAGATCATCGCCCAGCGCCACGCCTTCGACTGGCACGATAAAGACGCCTTCGAGGAGTGGGACACCATTGAAAACATGAAGACCGTAGGAAAGATCTTCGATGTGATGGATTTGTTCCTGGGCGGCGTGGGCATGGTAACGCTGGGACTGGGCGCTATCGGCATTATCAACATCATGCTGGTTTCGGTGACCGAGCGCACCAAAGAAATTGGACTGCGCAAGGCCCTGGGTGCGACCAACAAGAACGTGCTCACGCAGTTTTTCCTGGAGGGCGCGTTTCTCACGCTGCTGAGTGGAGGCGCGGGATTGGCGGTTGCCGCCGGGATGATGGCGCTGCTTTCCAATCTTCCCCAGCCTGAGGGTTTTGATACGCCGCAACTGGTGCCCACGTCGGCGGCGCTGGCCATTGCTTCCCTCGCGCTTGCCGGTATTGTTGCCGGGCTGTATCCGGCGCGGAAGGCCGCTATGATGACGCCGGTCGAGGCGTTGAGGAGCGAGTAG